The following proteins come from a genomic window of Cronobacter muytjensii ATCC 51329:
- a CDS encoding RHS repeat-associated core domain-containing protein: MATGNTIGKLQYAPAPKGSVKAGSANPPKKKSWWGEWGDIVHTGLDIIGAVPVLGVVADGANAAIYAAEGDYGNAALSAASAAANFVPGGGAAFKAGKMAAKAGKALEAASATKGLVKETAQFVEKSAVKAERKAAKEGAEDAVKAKKAGSEKGGSDKGKAKKETEPCKIPNTAGVTPLVGSPVNAILGIKILFGDEDNDFAFPASVPLNWQRYYFSDETGNGWLGQGWFLPLSLEVRAQDDVLLFIDEQGREIEFPWPEPGHPPKLHRYEQLSLSQPLPGEFCIATADEARRWHFTHQAQPGRWLLSAISDRHDNRLTLHYNAHHQPEQVIDSAGRRFIIHFTRLALAGDDTADRITGVSVCHPSDPLHAENLCRYDYSPQGDLIAVRNGQGEVLREFRYRNHMMVAHRLAGEMECFYHYDKHDPSGKVLAHRDSLGGEWRFEYGADSTTVTDALGRVTRYDFDDNHELLGYKDAAGGYTRFRRNVRGQMTHFTDPAGRTTRYRYDERGNCTAVTGPDGQMTRIDYHERWNLPVRVTDMQGGTREFAYDVAGNLIREMDELGRITEYNHDDRGNLVRVRDAASGIQRLVWNSADFLISHTDCSGRTTTFGYDKYGWLKEQTDAAGNRTLINNRQDGLPRSIVHPDGATETFEFDRWQRLTAWRDAQGQMTQWQLAPDGLPLARTDALGHQVKYEYDLARRLTTLVNENGARYEMEYDARDYLIRETGFDGCTTRYRYDAGGFPTAREEEGNGDGSVIRTHYQRDDAGRLVEKLVARGGEAQWQRTRYWYDSLGRLIAGINHGGRVELEWDAAGQLTLERNLIRGVSHELRHQYDELGNRTVTTLPDGRELKNFYYGSGHRIQVNLGSRVISESERDVLHREVRRTQGTLSSEYVHDEMGRLVSQRAGRNGKIAVARDYAWRRDGQLLQMVDKYTGEHRYDYDALGRLTRARDEHFAFDPAHNLLSDTAAAPLHDNRLRVYEDKRWEYDNFGNVTTKLTARHTQQQFRWNAEHQLAEAVTVRNGAEQRTTYGYDAFGRRSWKQDAFGVTTFVWDGNRLLSETRGGHSHLWIYEDDSFAPLAKISLRRGDTEHDAEVYWYHNDVSGMPRELTGAGGEIAWRAEYRAWGNTLRVEHIATRTGEPVYQPLRYQGQYFDAETGLHYNRFRYYDPDAGRFISQDPIGLAGGINLYQYAPNPLVWVDPLGLAFRHVPLTEGVVYRQGSNTPANMTPRPGKDTNPLKKPGLSTTIEKPSGKSIPLDVAKLNEAGFDVIQDDIDHASVRPKGDADLNKLNDWANSRPGIVDGGSGPIHENTNKVRKCIL, encoded by the coding sequence ATGGCGACAGGAAATACTATCGGAAAACTGCAATATGCGCCCGCGCCGAAAGGCAGCGTAAAAGCGGGCAGCGCCAACCCCCCGAAAAAGAAAAGCTGGTGGGGCGAGTGGGGCGATATTGTTCATACCGGGCTGGATATCATAGGCGCGGTGCCGGTGCTGGGCGTCGTGGCCGATGGCGCGAACGCGGCGATTTATGCCGCTGAAGGCGACTATGGCAACGCGGCGCTATCCGCGGCCTCAGCGGCGGCGAACTTTGTGCCCGGCGGCGGTGCGGCGTTCAAAGCCGGTAAGATGGCGGCCAAAGCCGGTAAAGCTTTAGAAGCGGCGAGCGCGACAAAAGGGCTGGTCAAAGAAACCGCGCAGTTTGTCGAAAAATCTGCCGTCAAAGCCGAACGAAAAGCCGCTAAAGAAGGCGCGGAAGATGCCGTAAAAGCGAAAAAAGCGGGCAGTGAGAAGGGCGGCAGCGATAAAGGCAAAGCCAAAAAAGAGACCGAGCCGTGCAAAATACCGAATACCGCAGGCGTGACGCCGCTCGTCGGGAGCCCGGTCAACGCTATTCTCGGTATTAAAATTCTTTTCGGGGATGAAGATAACGACTTCGCCTTCCCGGCGTCGGTCCCGCTCAACTGGCAGCGCTATTACTTCTCTGATGAAACCGGTAATGGCTGGCTCGGGCAGGGATGGTTTTTACCCCTCTCGCTGGAGGTTCGCGCGCAGGATGACGTGCTGTTGTTTATCGACGAGCAGGGGCGCGAAATCGAGTTCCCGTGGCCGGAGCCGGGACACCCGCCGAAACTGCACCGCTACGAACAGCTTTCGCTTTCGCAACCGCTGCCCGGCGAGTTCTGCATCGCGACCGCCGATGAAGCGAGACGCTGGCATTTTACGCATCAGGCGCAGCCGGGCCGCTGGCTGCTCTCAGCGATAAGCGACCGCCACGATAACCGGTTAACCCTGCATTACAACGCGCATCATCAGCCCGAGCAGGTTATCGACAGCGCCGGGCGGCGGTTCATTATTCATTTCACCCGGCTCGCGCTTGCCGGTGACGACACGGCAGACCGCATCACCGGCGTCAGCGTCTGTCACCCTTCCGACCCGCTCCATGCTGAAAACCTCTGCCGCTATGACTACTCGCCGCAGGGCGATTTAATCGCCGTCAGGAATGGCCAGGGTGAGGTGCTGCGTGAGTTCCGCTACCGTAACCACATGATGGTGGCGCATCGTCTCGCCGGTGAGATGGAGTGCTTCTACCACTACGACAAACATGACCCTTCCGGCAAAGTGCTGGCGCATCGCGACAGCCTGGGCGGTGAATGGCGGTTTGAATATGGCGCCGACAGCACGACGGTGACCGACGCGCTGGGGCGCGTCACGCGTTACGATTTTGACGATAACCATGAGCTGCTGGGCTACAAAGACGCGGCTGGCGGCTACACCCGGTTTCGTCGCAACGTGCGCGGGCAGATGACCCACTTCACCGATCCGGCAGGCAGAACCACGCGTTACCGCTACGATGAGCGCGGCAACTGCACCGCCGTTACCGGGCCGGACGGGCAGATGACGCGCATCGACTACCACGAACGCTGGAACCTGCCGGTGCGCGTCACCGATATGCAGGGCGGCACGCGGGAGTTCGCCTATGACGTGGCGGGCAACCTGATCCGCGAGATGGATGAGCTTGGCCGCATTACCGAATATAACCATGACGATCGCGGGAACCTGGTGCGCGTGCGCGATGCCGCATCAGGCATTCAGCGCCTCGTCTGGAACAGCGCCGATTTTCTTATCAGCCACACCGATTGCTCCGGGCGTACCACCACCTTCGGCTATGACAAATATGGCTGGCTGAAAGAACAGACGGACGCGGCGGGCAACCGCACGCTGATAAACAACCGGCAGGATGGTCTGCCGCGCAGCATTGTTCACCCGGATGGCGCGACGGAGACGTTTGAGTTTGACCGCTGGCAGCGTCTTACCGCCTGGCGGGACGCGCAGGGGCAGATGACGCAATGGCAACTGGCGCCGGATGGCCTGCCGCTGGCGCGTACCGATGCGCTGGGCCACCAGGTGAAATATGAATACGATCTGGCGCGCCGCCTGACCACGCTGGTTAACGAAAACGGCGCGCGCTACGAGATGGAATATGACGCGCGCGATTATCTGATCCGCGAAACCGGGTTTGATGGCTGCACCACGCGCTACCGTTACGATGCAGGCGGCTTCCCGACGGCGCGGGAGGAAGAAGGCAACGGAGACGGCAGCGTCATCCGCACGCATTACCAGCGTGACGACGCCGGACGGCTGGTGGAAAAACTGGTGGCGCGCGGCGGCGAGGCGCAGTGGCAGCGCACGCGTTACTGGTATGATTCACTTGGGCGGCTGATTGCCGGCATCAACCACGGCGGGCGCGTGGAGCTGGAGTGGGATGCCGCCGGGCAGCTGACGCTTGAGCGCAACCTCATTCGCGGCGTCAGCCATGAGCTACGTCATCAGTACGATGAGCTCGGCAACCGCACCGTCACCACCCTGCCGGATGGCCGCGAGCTGAAAAACTTCTACTACGGCAGCGGCCACCGTATTCAGGTGAACCTCGGCAGCCGGGTTATCAGCGAAAGCGAGCGCGACGTGCTGCACCGGGAAGTTCGCCGCACGCAGGGCACCCTCAGCAGCGAGTATGTGCATGATGAGATGGGGCGGCTGGTCAGCCAGCGCGCCGGGCGCAACGGGAAAATCGCGGTGGCGCGTGATTACGCCTGGCGGCGCGACGGCCAGCTGTTGCAGATGGTGGATAAATACACCGGCGAGCATCGCTACGACTACGATGCGCTGGGCCGCCTGACCCGCGCCCGCGATGAGCATTTCGCCTTCGACCCGGCCCATAACCTCCTGAGCGACACCGCTGCGGCGCCGCTGCACGACAACCGCCTGCGAGTTTATGAGGACAAACGCTGGGAGTATGACAACTTCGGCAACGTCACTACCAAACTGACGGCGCGGCACACGCAGCAGCAGTTCCGCTGGAACGCGGAGCATCAGCTGGCGGAAGCCGTCACGGTGCGTAACGGCGCAGAGCAGCGCACCACGTATGGCTATGATGCCTTCGGCAGACGCAGCTGGAAGCAGGACGCCTTCGGCGTGACGACCTTTGTGTGGGACGGCAACCGCCTGCTGAGTGAAACGCGCGGCGGGCACAGCCATCTCTGGATTTACGAAGACGACAGCTTCGCGCCGCTGGCGAAAATCAGCCTTCGCAGGGGCGACACCGAACACGACGCAGAGGTGTACTGGTATCACAACGATGTATCCGGCATGCCGCGCGAGCTGACGGGCGCGGGCGGTGAAATCGCCTGGCGGGCCGAATACCGCGCGTGGGGCAATACGCTACGCGTTGAGCATATCGCAACCCGGACCGGCGAGCCGGTATATCAGCCGTTACGCTACCAGGGGCAGTATTTCGATGCCGAGACGGGTTTGCACTATAACCGTTTCCGCTACTATGATCCTGACGCGGGGCGCTTTATCAGCCAGGACCCGATAGGGCTCGCGGGCGGGATAAATCTTTACCAGTATGCGCCGAACCCGCTGGTGTGGGTGGATCCGCTGGGGTTGGCCTTTAGACATGTACCTTTGACAGAAGGCGTGGTTTACAGGCAAGGTAGTAATACGCCAGCTAACATGACTCCCAGACCAGGAAAAGATACGAACCCGTTAAAAAAACCTGGGTTGAGCACAACAATAGAAAAACCCTCTGGTAAATCGATACCTCTTGATGTGGCTAAATTAAATGAAGCCGGTTTCGATGTGATACAAGATGATATCGATCATGCATCCGTTAGGCCTAAAGGTGATGCTGATTTGAATAAACTAAATGATTGGGCGAACAGCCGCCCCGGAATAGTCGATGGCGGTAGTGGACCCATTCATGAAAACACTAATAAAGTCAGGAAATGTATTTTATGA
- a CDS encoding ankyrin repeat domain-containing protein codes for MKQAAPEVYFSGTQLQLAQAIAEHNLSEVNALSKSTDLNKPGSQEMTLLMYALLEATNGDAKSLEIVTTLVKAGADPLQDIPDFGSPAAVMASSNNPAYIKALIDGGLSPNAMTNYQPLIFNAASDNSFAVLKYLLSAGADVNKTDSAGKTVLMSALAGMELDQVEYLLNYGANPNIENQNGLNFGKMLSDVIEREKDSNKRTIDKLEEIRQLAIRKGLHWPPADD; via the coding sequence ATGAAACAAGCAGCGCCGGAAGTTTATTTTAGCGGCACGCAATTACAGCTCGCTCAGGCGATTGCTGAGCATAATCTGTCTGAGGTAAACGCCTTATCAAAGAGCACGGATTTAAATAAACCCGGCAGTCAGGAAATGACCCTACTGATGTATGCGCTGTTAGAGGCGACTAACGGCGATGCGAAATCGCTGGAGATTGTGACGACGCTTGTGAAGGCGGGCGCGGATCCGCTACAGGATATCCCGGATTTCGGCAGCCCGGCGGCGGTGATGGCGAGCTCAAACAACCCTGCCTATATCAAAGCGCTGATTGACGGTGGCCTTAGCCCTAACGCCATGACCAACTACCAGCCATTAATTTTTAACGCCGCCTCAGACAATTCGTTTGCCGTCCTGAAGTATTTATTATCGGCGGGTGCTGATGTTAATAAAACCGACAGTGCCGGTAAAACGGTATTAATGTCTGCACTGGCTGGCATGGAACTGGATCAGGTTGAGTATTTGCTGAATTATGGCGCTAACCCCAATATTGAAAACCAAAATGGCTTAAATTTTGGAAAGATGCTTTCAGATGTTATTGAGCGCGAAAAAGACAGTAATAAAAGAACCATCGATAAATTAGAAGAGATTCGTCAGCTTGCCATTCGCAAAGGGTTACACTGGCCCCCTGCTGATGACTGA
- a CDS encoding PAAR-like domain-containing protein, with protein MAENFAARKNGKYKLVGLAPDLCFTPGIQPPVPYPVTATLDPAKSTVDSVNFGSKPAFVYNQSFVPTTIGDAAGRNKGVVSGTVEGDCWSIEHSPDTNVGGHPLNRVQDTFAMNGKANGGRGGNYTKKETWERRKALIAKGKQSSDPKAQAAAQRLEQNNVAVEKARLADYVYEPRDPSKPTPEIPTGWKDISNDPQALAKYNLSPNDLRENGAPQFRARMYEPDEAVFGKDMSPSVVFRGTQSGPDWGVNAKQAFGVSNPYYKKAVEIGTSLKRAKTPVDCVGHSLGGGLASACSRASNKPGWTFNAAGLNGGTVEKYGGKILEKNVTSENINAYRVKGEVLTGLQEPGVLGTLGLVGGLGALGAKFGGLFGGLIGAGLGLVIAALPAAVGKKHDMSGGKGNPVNRHFMSEVIPCIEAEKAEDEAILMAL; from the coding sequence ATGGCTGAGAACTTTGCCGCCCGTAAAAACGGAAAATATAAGCTGGTTGGCCTGGCGCCCGATTTGTGTTTCACGCCGGGCATCCAGCCGCCGGTGCCGTACCCGGTCACGGCAACGCTTGACCCTGCTAAAAGCACCGTCGATTCGGTGAATTTTGGCAGTAAGCCCGCGTTTGTGTATAACCAGAGCTTTGTACCAACCACGATTGGCGATGCGGCCGGACGTAATAAAGGGGTGGTGAGCGGTACGGTGGAAGGCGACTGCTGGTCTATTGAACACAGCCCGGATACCAACGTCGGCGGGCACCCGCTTAACCGCGTACAGGATACGTTCGCCATGAACGGTAAAGCCAACGGCGGGCGCGGCGGGAACTACACCAAGAAAGAGACCTGGGAGCGGCGCAAGGCGCTTATCGCGAAGGGCAAGCAAAGCAGCGACCCTAAAGCGCAGGCCGCGGCGCAGCGGCTTGAGCAGAATAACGTCGCGGTGGAAAAGGCGCGCCTCGCTGATTACGTTTACGAACCGCGCGACCCGTCGAAACCGACGCCGGAAATCCCGACGGGCTGGAAAGATATCTCTAACGACCCGCAGGCGCTCGCAAAATACAACCTTTCGCCTAATGACTTACGCGAGAACGGCGCACCGCAGTTTCGCGCGCGGATGTATGAGCCAGACGAAGCCGTGTTCGGCAAAGATATGTCGCCCTCGGTGGTTTTCCGCGGCACGCAGTCGGGGCCGGACTGGGGCGTCAATGCTAAACAGGCGTTTGGGGTCAGCAACCCGTACTATAAAAAGGCGGTTGAGATTGGCACCTCGTTAAAAAGGGCGAAGACGCCTGTCGACTGTGTCGGGCACTCGCTGGGCGGCGGGCTCGCCTCCGCCTGTTCGCGCGCCAGCAACAAGCCGGGCTGGACCTTCAACGCGGCGGGCCTTAACGGCGGAACGGTGGAGAAGTACGGCGGTAAAATTCTTGAGAAGAATGTGACGTCTGAGAATATCAACGCCTACCGGGTTAAAGGCGAAGTGTTAACCGGCCTCCAGGAGCCCGGCGTGCTGGGCACCCTGGGCCTCGTGGGCGGGCTTGGCGCGCTGGGCGCAAAATTTGGCGGCCTGTTTGGCGGGCTCATTGGTGCCGGGCTCGGGCTGGTTATCGCCGCACTCCCGGCGGCGGTGGGTAAAAAACATGATATGTCGGGCGGCAAAGGCAACCCTGTGAATCGCCACTTTATGAGCGAGGTCATCCCCTGTATCGAAGCAGAAAAAGCAGAGGATGAGGCTATACTGATGGCTTTATAA
- a CDS encoding DUF2169 family type VI secretion system accessory protein, translated as MENFTNLSAFPAMLFDSFDQNDHGFSTVVARVSYDLDIATGALTLCDDQGELIEQDMHYGEPGYSSVRFESDLAPYKPWMDVVINANAWAPQDKPARSFTVGAQIGDTTRLLRIHGPREWWKVVAGWRLTDPEPIQTLALRYEYAAGGLYTLPDGHVIAAQENTTGMGWYPREVRKHLKKDRLPAPQIEWVTQPVKKIDEAGLAAGFGFYGRGWQGRIEHAGTYDEEWKQHRHPFLPKDFRFDYWCGAHPLLQFPLPAPLSAVPVTLKYLISARDKADQEIRFQVPVESLFVFIMTQKGAGVAQDMALDTLVVDVPSRKVHCSYRTVMSELMEPVMTELRFIARGERAAQIARARQLNNDRESADFVPLPPSLLNLKEKGAHG; from the coding sequence ATGGAAAACTTTACTAATCTCAGCGCCTTTCCGGCCATGCTGTTCGATTCGTTCGACCAGAACGACCACGGCTTCAGTACGGTGGTCGCCAGAGTCAGTTACGATCTTGATATCGCCACAGGCGCGCTGACGCTCTGTGACGATCAGGGCGAACTGATTGAGCAGGATATGCATTACGGCGAGCCGGGCTACAGCAGCGTAAGGTTTGAAAGCGATCTGGCGCCCTATAAGCCCTGGATGGATGTCGTGATTAATGCGAATGCCTGGGCACCGCAGGATAAGCCAGCGCGGAGCTTTACCGTCGGCGCGCAAATTGGCGACACGACGCGCCTGCTGCGCATCCACGGGCCGCGGGAGTGGTGGAAGGTCGTGGCGGGCTGGAGGCTGACGGATCCTGAGCCCATTCAGACACTGGCGTTACGCTATGAATACGCGGCTGGTGGCTTATACACGCTGCCTGACGGTCATGTTATCGCTGCCCAGGAAAATACGACCGGCATGGGGTGGTACCCGCGCGAGGTCAGAAAACATCTCAAAAAAGACAGGTTACCCGCTCCGCAGATTGAGTGGGTCACGCAGCCGGTGAAGAAAATCGATGAAGCCGGGCTTGCCGCCGGGTTTGGCTTTTATGGTCGCGGCTGGCAGGGACGCATTGAACATGCGGGCACCTATGATGAAGAGTGGAAACAGCACCGGCACCCTTTTTTACCGAAGGATTTCCGCTTTGATTACTGGTGCGGCGCGCATCCGCTGTTGCAGTTTCCTTTGCCCGCACCGTTAAGCGCGGTACCGGTGACGCTAAAATACCTTATCTCCGCGCGTGACAAAGCCGATCAGGAGATTCGTTTTCAGGTGCCGGTTGAAAGCCTGTTCGTTTTTATCATGACGCAGAAAGGCGCCGGGGTCGCGCAGGATATGGCGCTCGATACGCTGGTGGTGGATGTGCCTTCGCGTAAAGTGCATTGCAGCTACCGCACCGTCATGTCGGAGCTGATGGAGCCGGTGATGACCGAGCTACGCTTTATTGCCCGTGGCGAAAGAGCGGCGCAAATAGCGCGCGCGCGTCAGCTGAATAACGATCGTGAATCAGCGGATTTTGTCCCATTGCCCCCTTCATTATTAAACCTGAAGGAGAAAGGCGCCCATGGCTGA